The Victivallis sp. Marseille-Q1083 DNA window GGCTCGTATTCATGGACGTTGAGAAACAAACTGATGGTATCCGGGAAACGGAAGTAAGTGGCATTGCTGGCATTGCCGGCACCCGGAACGCAGGCGACGGCCGGAAATTTTCCCTCCTTGGCCGGCACGGTCAGCACGCCGTAAATGCGTTTGCCGTTGACATTGGCGGCATTGACCAGGAAGCAGTCGAACTGTTCGTCGCTGCCGGCTGGATAAGGTGCGATTTGCCAATCCGGCGGCACCGCCGCCAGCTGCTCGAAGCTCTGCTGCCAGAAAACGTCAAAATCTTCCGGCTCCGGGAAGGCCTGGCGGATTTTTTCCGGTTCGTAAGCGGCGGCGGCGATCGCTTTGGCTACGCATCGGTCATCGATGTACCATTCGGCGACACAGCGCAGGAAGCCGGGAGCGGACAGGGTATAAGTCACTTCCGCCGGACCGTCGGCCAGCCTGGCGTCCCGGCGGTGGAGAACGGGACCGCCGTCGTTGGTAAGGTGGAATCTTATTTCTCCGTCGGCTGCCGGCTGTCCGTCGAGTTCGGCGGCGGCGATGAAAGTGGCCGGCTTGATGCAGTTGAAACGCCGGGTGTCATTCCGGTCGGCCAGCCTGATATCCAGATGATATTCCGGCGCCGCGCCGGTCAGCAGAGTGGAACAAAAACAGATGGAACCGATTCCCAGCCAACGCCGACAGCGATGCAACATCTTATCAAAATCTCCTTATGCTGATGATTACAAGTCAGAGTAATATAATGAACCTCCAACCGGTTTTCAAATAACAAGAGAGACCGGCGAGGAACCGCAACGGCGCCGAAAACGGCAAACCATGGCCGGCGGCGTCCGTCTCGCCGGGGCCATGGCTGTTGCGGAATTTTTATAAGTGATTCAACAGTTCGCCGAGCGCCAGACCGCGGCGTCCGGCGTCGAAGATGGTTCTGAGTTCTTCTTTGGACAGCGCGCGATCCCACAGGGCGAAGTCATCGAGCTTGCCGCCATAGTTGAACTGGTAGTTGCCGGTGCCGTCCTGGCCGATATTCCACGGCATGCCGCTGACCAGTTCCGCCTGGCCGGCCGGGGCATTGATGAAATAGAGCGTGCCGCTGGAACTGCCCTGGTAAAGCTGCAGCGTCTGGTTGGCGTCCAGAGTGGCGGCGAGGAACATCCATTGTTCCGGT harbors:
- a CDS encoding acetylxylan esterase, encoding MLHRCRRWLGIGSICFCSTLLTGAAPEYHLDIRLADRNDTRRFNCIKPATFIAAAELDGQPAADGEIRFHLTNDGGPVLHRRDARLADGPAEVTYTLSAPGFLRCVAEWYIDDRCVAKAIAAAAYEPEKIRQAFPEPEDFDVFWQQSFEQLAAVPPDWQIAPYPAGSDEQFDCFLVNAANVNGKRIYGVLTVPAKEGKFPAVACVPGAGNASNATYFRFPDTISLFLNVHEYEPSDDPAENKARHDAAYAGRYLPEIAYYTCIGVTDREKFFFRDAYLGMSRLLDAIRNHPKYDGKNLGICGSSQGGAALALAALNPDIAMVVTGVPSFCDLGAGVAGRAPGGPQLLRSAQPGRWVRIIPATSYCDTANFARRVHCPTTVIVGWVDVASVPASVYAAYNNLPGKMKRIIDMPTMGHGNPPEYTAAIAEMVEKLHR